Proteins encoded by one window of Deinococcus radiodurans R1 = ATCC 13939 = DSM 20539:
- a CDS encoding MFS transporter, whose protein sequence is MTLPPAARPAAALPHSPLPSPPLPSPWVLSAFWFGTAFLWLMLLTIYMPAHVVGFMGAAHKGTYLGLLGAIGAAIALVVPPLVGAHSDKTGRRLPYLRLGVGINVAGLAVMGAAVGLLAGSTGFWVYVLGFVLVQFGNNYATAPYSALIPQLVPPEQRGRYSGAMGTLQALGQLLGAAAGVAIGSHYGASLPFVLMAALLLVAAVITIRGVVEQAEAVAPAAPGEVLPWRELFAYAPFKWVFITRVLFALGQYSVQPFLQFYAGDVLRQKDPVMSSSLLLACIVIASIISAVVGGRLSDRIGRKPVIYFAGTVMTVTALLLLVAPSFTFALLLAFCFGLGFGAFTSVDWALGADAMPSRSSYARDMGIWHVAFVAPQFVNLPMGALLDWGNRHGDNFGYVLVFGSAALFFLLGVVLVRNVPEVRKAG, encoded by the coding sequence ATGACACTTCCTCCTGCTGCGCGGCCCGCCGCTGCCTTGCCCCATTCCCCGTTGCCCAGCCCCCCATTGCCCAGCCCCTGGGTGCTGTCGGCGTTCTGGTTCGGAACGGCCTTCCTGTGGCTGATGCTGCTGACCATCTACATGCCTGCGCATGTGGTGGGGTTCATGGGCGCGGCGCACAAGGGCACGTACCTGGGGCTGCTGGGGGCCATCGGCGCGGCGATTGCGCTGGTCGTGCCGCCGCTGGTGGGGGCGCACTCGGACAAGACGGGGCGGCGGCTGCCTTACCTGCGCCTGGGCGTGGGCATCAACGTGGCGGGGCTGGCGGTGATGGGCGCGGCGGTGGGCCTGCTCGCCGGGAGTACGGGCTTCTGGGTATACGTGCTCGGCTTCGTGCTGGTGCAGTTCGGCAACAACTACGCCACCGCGCCGTATTCGGCCCTGATTCCGCAGCTCGTGCCGCCGGAGCAGCGCGGGCGCTACAGCGGGGCGATGGGCACCTTGCAAGCGCTGGGGCAACTGCTGGGCGCGGCGGCGGGCGTCGCCATCGGCAGCCACTACGGGGCGAGCCTCCCCTTTGTGCTGATGGCGGCGCTGCTGCTCGTGGCGGCAGTTATCACTATCCGGGGGGTGGTGGAGCAGGCCGAAGCGGTGGCCCCCGCCGCGCCGGGTGAGGTGCTCCCCTGGCGCGAGCTGTTCGCCTACGCGCCGTTCAAATGGGTGTTTATCACGCGGGTGCTGTTCGCACTCGGGCAGTACAGCGTGCAGCCGTTTTTGCAGTTCTACGCAGGCGACGTGCTGCGGCAAAAAGACCCGGTGATGAGCAGTTCCCTGCTGCTCGCGTGCATCGTCATCGCGTCCATCATCTCCGCCGTGGTGGGCGGGCGGCTGAGTGACCGCATCGGGCGCAAGCCGGTCATTTATTTCGCAGGCACGGTCATGACGGTCACGGCGCTGCTGCTGCTCGTCGCGCCGAGCTTCACCTTCGCGCTGCTGCTGGCGTTTTGCTTCGGCTTGGGCTTCGGGGCGTTTACCAGCGTGGACTGGGCGCTGGGCGCCGACGCCATGCCGAGCCGCAGCAGCTACGCCCGCGACATGGGCATCTGGCACGTCGCCTTCGTCGCGCCGCAGTTCGTCAACCTGCCGATGGGCGCACTCCTCGACTGGGGCAACCGGCACGGCGACAACTTCGGGTATGTGCTCGTCTTCGGCAGCGCGGCGCTGTTTTTCCTGCTCGGCGTGGTGCTGGTCCGCAACGTACCGGAGGTGCGGAAGGCGGGGTGA
- a CDS encoding GNAT family N-acetyltransferase encodes MNDRTVHIREATEADYPAVGAVLTAARPGQTVTAEQLRVAAENTRTHPKGLHLAQWVAERGSKIVGFAGVTQWAGSHQPDRYNVTVTVPPEHGRRGVGAVLAATVRTHLKERGAREVLAGAREDEPHAVAFLQARGFSELEREFTNVLDLTTWTSQPADLPAGYRLRSLPDFVADLGETPALGAFRRTFNEARADEPRRIPAQPYSLDDIRAYVQHPTFFPDGLWLAVTQAGEVAALTELWRDLADPHALNTGLTGTARAHRRRGLALALKRHSLNLAHAQGIRRVVTHNATANAPMLAINTRLGFQPEPAFIEMVWGGLGEQVRTLAQD; translated from the coding sequence ATGAACGACAGGACAGTTCACATCAGAGAAGCGACGGAAGCCGATTATCCGGCGGTCGGGGCCGTCCTCACCGCCGCGCGGCCCGGCCAGACGGTGACCGCCGAGCAACTGCGGGTCGCCGCCGAGAACACCCGCACCCACCCCAAGGGCCTGCACCTGGCGCAGTGGGTGGCCGAGCGCGGCAGTAAAATCGTGGGCTTCGCGGGTGTCACGCAGTGGGCCGGGTCGCACCAGCCCGACCGCTACAACGTCACGGTCACAGTGCCGCCGGAGCACGGGCGACGGGGTGTCGGCGCGGTGCTGGCGGCGACGGTACGCACCCATCTGAAGGAACGCGGCGCCCGCGAAGTGCTGGCCGGCGCGCGGGAGGACGAGCCGCACGCCGTCGCCTTCCTGCAAGCGCGCGGGTTCAGCGAACTGGAACGCGAGTTCACCAACGTCCTGGACTTGACCACCTGGACGTCGCAACCCGCCGACCTGCCCGCCGGATACCGCCTGCGGAGCCTGCCGGACTTCGTGGCCGACCTCGGGGAGACGCCCGCGCTGGGCGCCTTCCGCCGCACCTTCAACGAGGCCCGCGCCGACGAGCCGCGCCGCATTCCCGCGCAGCCGTACAGCCTGGACGACATTCGGGCCTACGTGCAGCACCCCACCTTCTTCCCGGACGGCCTCTGGCTGGCAGTCACGCAGGCGGGCGAGGTGGCGGCGCTCACCGAACTGTGGCGCGACCTCGCCGACCCGCACGCGCTGAACACCGGCCTGACCGGCACCGCCCGCGCGCACCGTCGCCGGGGGCTGGCGCTGGCGCTCAAACGCCACTCGCTGAACCTCGCGCACGCCCAGGGCATCCGCCGGGTCGTGACCCACAACGCGACCGCCAACGCGCCCATGCTCGCCATCAACACACGGCTGGGGTTCCAGCCCGAACCGGCGTTCATTGAGATGGTGTGGGGCGGCCTCGGGGAGCAGGTTCGGACGTTGGCACAGGACTGA